One Tessaracoccus lacteus DNA window includes the following coding sequences:
- the glnA gene encoding type I glutamate--ammonia ligase, whose product MFQGADDLLAYIKEEGIETIDVRFCDLPGVMQHFTVPAGSFGPEVFEDGLNFDGSSITGFQKIHESDMSLFPDPTTAYVDPFRKSKTLNVNFFVHDPLTKEPYSRDPRNIAKKAMAYLASTGIGDTAFFAPEAEFYVFDDIRFDTSSNSSYYHIDSEAGAWNTGRVEDGGNRGYKVKYKGGYFPVAPVDHFGDLRDDIVRHMEAAGLEVERAHHEVGTAGQAEINWRFDVLLKAADDVMKFKYLVKNTAWAAGKTATFMPKPIFGDNGSGMHCHQSIWDSGKPLFYDENGYAGLSDMARYYIGGLLKHAPSLLAFTNPSVNSYHRLVPGFEAPVNLVYSQRNRSACIRIPITGSNPKAKRIEFRCPDPSSNPYLAFSAMLLAGIDGIQNRIEPMAPIDKDLYELPAEEHAQVPTVPGSLGAVLDSLEADHEFLLAGDVFTPDLIETWIELKRAEIQAIAMRPHPHEFELYYAI is encoded by the coding sequence ATGTTCCAAGGCGCAGACGATCTCCTGGCCTATATCAAGGAAGAGGGAATCGAGACCATCGACGTCCGCTTCTGTGACCTGCCCGGCGTCATGCAGCACTTCACCGTGCCCGCAGGTTCCTTCGGCCCGGAGGTCTTCGAGGACGGCCTGAACTTCGACGGTTCGTCGATCACGGGCTTCCAGAAGATCCACGAGTCGGACATGTCCCTGTTCCCGGACCCGACCACCGCCTACGTCGACCCCTTCCGCAAGTCGAAGACCCTCAACGTCAACTTCTTCGTGCACGACCCGCTGACGAAGGAGCCCTACTCGCGCGATCCCCGCAACATCGCCAAGAAGGCCATGGCGTACCTCGCCTCCACCGGCATCGGTGACACCGCCTTCTTCGCCCCTGAGGCCGAGTTCTACGTCTTCGACGACATCCGCTTCGACACCTCGTCGAACTCCTCCTACTACCACATCGACTCCGAGGCCGGCGCCTGGAACACCGGCCGCGTCGAGGACGGTGGCAACCGCGGTTACAAGGTCAAGTACAAGGGCGGCTACTTCCCCGTGGCCCCCGTCGACCACTTCGGCGACCTGCGCGACGACATCGTCCGCCACATGGAGGCCGCGGGCCTCGAGGTCGAGCGTGCGCACCACGAGGTCGGCACCGCCGGCCAGGCCGAGATCAACTGGCGCTTCGACGTGCTGCTCAAGGCCGCCGACGACGTCATGAAGTTCAAGTACCTCGTCAAGAACACCGCCTGGGCCGCCGGCAAGACCGCGACCTTCATGCCGAAGCCGATCTTCGGCGACAACGGCTCGGGCATGCACTGCCACCAGTCCATCTGGGACAGCGGCAAGCCGCTGTTCTACGACGAGAACGGCTACGCCGGGCTCTCCGACATGGCCCGCTACTACATCGGCGGCCTGCTGAAGCACGCCCCGTCGCTGCTGGCCTTCACCAACCCGTCGGTCAACTCGTACCACCGCCTGGTCCCCGGCTTCGAGGCCCCGGTCAACCTGGTCTACTCGCAGCGCAACCGCTCGGCCTGCATCCGCATCCCGATCACCGGTTCGAACCCGAAGGCCAAGCGCATCGAGTTCCGCTGCCCCGATCCCTCCAGCAACCCGTACCTGGCCTTCTCGGCCATGCTGCTGGCCGGCATCGACGGCATCCAGAACCGCATCGAGCCCATGGCCCCGATCGACAAGGACCTCTACGAGCTGCCCGCCGAGGAGCACGCGCAGGTCCCGACCGTGCCCGGCAGCCTCGGCGCCGTCCTCGACTCCCTCGAGGCCGACCACGAGTTCCTGCTCGCCGGCGACGTGTTCACGCCCGACCTCATCGAGACGTGGATCGAGCTGAAGCGCGCCGAGATCCAGGCCATCGCGATGCGCCCGCACCCGCACGAGTTCGAGCTCTACTACGCGATCTGA
- a CDS encoding dicarboxylate/amino acid:cation symporter yields the protein MSSTTLDASAAPSSEQSPRKKPFYTGLAFQIVAGLVVGLILGLIAVAVGPVSEDQPNWLTGLLTQVGSAYVKLLTVLVIPLVVTAVISSVARLREVTNAARLAVQTLIWFAITALASVIVGIVVGLVSSPWLTAGVSGDAAAEPSRVGDWTAFLTGLVPSNIFGLSVNVTDTGDAVTASPSFSILQILLISIALGIAALKVGARADAFVSFAESALTVVQKVLWWIIRLAPIGTAALIGKAVVTYGWSSLASLGVFVVALYVGLLIVLLVVYPVVLRSNGLGIGQFFRNVWPVTSLGFITRSSMGVMPVTQQVTERNLGVPREYSSFAVPLGATTKMDGCAAVYPALAAIFIAQFYGVHLNLTHYLLIAFVAVIGSAATAGTTGATVMLTLTLSTLGLPLAGVGLLLAVEPIVDMGRTALNVTGQALVPTIVAKREGILNEKVYDADPSFNGVSV from the coding sequence ATGTCTTCCACCACCCTCGACGCTTCCGCCGCGCCCTCATCCGAGCAGTCGCCGCGAAAGAAGCCCTTCTACACCGGCCTCGCGTTCCAGATCGTCGCCGGCCTGGTCGTCGGCCTGATCCTCGGCCTCATCGCCGTGGCGGTCGGCCCCGTCTCCGAGGACCAGCCCAACTGGCTGACCGGCCTTCTGACCCAGGTCGGCAGCGCCTACGTCAAGCTCCTGACCGTCCTGGTCATCCCGCTGGTGGTCACCGCCGTCATCTCGTCGGTCGCCCGGCTGCGCGAGGTCACCAACGCGGCCCGCCTCGCTGTGCAGACGCTGATCTGGTTCGCCATCACCGCTCTCGCCTCCGTCATCGTCGGCATCGTCGTCGGGCTGGTGTCCAGCCCGTGGCTCACCGCCGGCGTCTCCGGCGACGCGGCCGCCGAGCCCAGCCGCGTCGGCGACTGGACCGCGTTCCTCACCGGGCTCGTGCCGTCGAACATCTTCGGCCTGTCCGTGAACGTCACGGACACCGGCGACGCCGTGACCGCGTCCCCCAGCTTCTCGATCCTGCAGATCCTGCTGATCTCGATCGCGCTCGGCATCGCGGCGCTGAAGGTCGGCGCCAGGGCCGACGCCTTCGTCTCCTTCGCCGAGTCCGCGCTCACCGTCGTGCAGAAGGTGCTGTGGTGGATCATCCGGCTGGCCCCCATCGGCACGGCCGCCCTGATCGGCAAGGCCGTCGTCACGTACGGCTGGAGCTCGCTCGCCTCGCTGGGCGTGTTCGTCGTCGCCCTGTACGTCGGGCTGCTGATAGTCCTGCTCGTCGTGTACCCGGTCGTCCTGCGGAGCAACGGGCTGGGCATCGGGCAGTTCTTCCGCAACGTCTGGCCCGTCACGTCGCTCGGCTTCATCACGCGCTCGTCCATGGGCGTGATGCCCGTCACGCAGCAGGTGACCGAGCGCAACCTCGGTGTGCCGCGCGAGTACTCGTCGTTCGCCGTGCCGCTGGGCGCGACCACGAAGATGGACGGCTGCGCCGCGGTCTACCCCGCGCTGGCCGCGATCTTCATCGCCCAGTTCTACGGCGTACACCTGAACCTGACGCACTACCTGCTGATCGCGTTCGTCGCCGTCATCGGCTCCGCGGCCACCGCGGGAACCACCGGCGCGACGGTCATGCTGACGCTGACGCTGTCCACGCTCGGCCTGCCGCTGGCCGGCGTCGGCCTGCTGCTGGCCGTCGAGCCGATCGTCGACATGGGCCGCACCGCGCTGAACGTGACCGGCCAGGCGCTCGTTCCGACGATCGTCGCCAAGCGTGAAGGCATCCTGAACGAGAAGGTCTACGACGCCGACCCGTCGTTCAACGGAGTCTCCGTCTGA
- a CDS encoding RDD family protein codes for MTQTHEDHDLYPGESLGLPQAGRGSLASWLARVGAMIGDWAASMVVAIALFGMDVMTGSGWKSFMILAVYFVQASLLTIFAGGSFGQLIARIGIVRVDGSPLGWWRPIVRTALKCLVIPALVVGAERRAITDLVLGTVVVNRR; via the coding sequence GTGACCCAGACGCACGAGGACCACGACCTCTACCCCGGCGAGTCGCTCGGACTCCCGCAGGCCGGCCGCGGGTCCCTCGCATCCTGGCTCGCCCGCGTCGGCGCGATGATCGGCGACTGGGCCGCCAGCATGGTCGTGGCGATCGCGCTGTTCGGCATGGACGTCATGACCGGCTCGGGCTGGAAGTCGTTCATGATCCTGGCTGTCTACTTCGTCCAGGCCAGCCTCCTCACGATCTTCGCCGGCGGGTCCTTCGGGCAGCTGATCGCGCGCATCGGCATCGTCCGGGTCGACGGCTCGCCTCTCGGCTGGTGGCGGCCCATCGTCCGCACCGCGCTGAAGTGCCTCGTCATCCCGGCCCTGGTCGTCGGGGCGGAACGCCGCGCGATCACCGACCTGGTGCTCGGCACCGTCGTCGTCAACCGCCGCTGA
- a CDS encoding AAA family ATPase, whose product MYRTLAVSGYRSLRDISVKLGRVTVVTGPNGAGKSSLYRALRLLAGCALGDAIGSLAREGGLSSVLWAGPESLAGARRTGVTQGTTRSGPVSLRLGIGADGYSYLIDLGLPQPATSAFQRDPEIKREAAWAGPVMRASTMLARRKGPRLEVRDEGPWEELGLRLPSHASMLADVPELRALRDDLAAWRFYDALRVDQAAPARQPQVGTRTWALASDGADVAAALQTIHERGKAPLTEAVDDAFPGSTLSVRVTDGVFDLAMQQPGMLRPLRAAELSDGTLRYLMHLAALYSPAPPPLMALNEPETSLHPSLIAPLARLIAAAPTQVVVVTHSVELLARLTEEVRDDELELVELGKDLGETVVGGQGLLSRPAWEWGRR is encoded by the coding sequence ATGTACCGCACCCTCGCCGTCTCCGGCTACCGCTCGCTCCGCGACATCTCCGTGAAGCTGGGCCGCGTCACTGTGGTGACCGGCCCCAACGGCGCGGGAAAGTCGAGCCTCTACCGGGCGCTGCGCCTGCTCGCCGGGTGCGCTCTGGGCGACGCGATCGGCTCGCTGGCCCGCGAGGGCGGGCTGAGCTCCGTGCTGTGGGCCGGCCCCGAGTCGCTGGCCGGGGCCAGGCGCACGGGCGTGACGCAGGGCACGACGCGGTCCGGACCCGTCTCGCTCCGGCTCGGGATCGGCGCCGACGGGTACTCCTACCTGATCGACCTCGGGCTCCCCCAGCCTGCGACCTCCGCCTTCCAGCGCGACCCCGAGATCAAGCGCGAGGCCGCCTGGGCCGGGCCCGTGATGCGGGCCTCCACGATGCTCGCCCGGCGGAAGGGGCCCCGGCTCGAGGTCCGCGATGAGGGGCCGTGGGAGGAGCTGGGCCTGCGGCTGCCGTCGCACGCGTCGATGCTGGCCGACGTGCCCGAGCTGCGCGCCCTGCGCGACGACCTGGCCGCGTGGCGCTTCTACGACGCCCTGCGCGTCGACCAGGCGGCGCCGGCGCGGCAGCCACAGGTGGGCACCCGCACCTGGGCGCTGGCCTCCGACGGCGCCGACGTCGCTGCCGCGCTGCAGACGATCCACGAGCGCGGGAAGGCTCCGCTGACCGAGGCCGTCGACGATGCCTTCCCCGGCTCCACGCTCAGCGTCCGCGTCACGGACGGGGTGTTCGACCTGGCGATGCAGCAGCCGGGCATGCTCCGCCCCCTGCGCGCCGCCGAGTTGTCCGACGGGACCCTGCGCTACCTCATGCACCTGGCCGCGCTCTACTCCCCCGCGCCGCCGCCGCTCATGGCGCTCAACGAGCCGGAGACCAGCCTGCACCCGTCGCTGATCGCGCCCCTGGCGAGGCTCATCGCCGCGGCGCCGACGCAGGTCGTGGTGGTGACGCACTCCGTCGAGCTGCTCGCCCGTCTAACCGAGGAGGTACGAGACGACGAGCTGGAACTCGTCGAGCTCGGCAAGGACCTGGGCGAGACCGTGGTCGGCGGCCAGGGGCTGCTCAGCCGACCCGCGTGGGAGTGGGGCCGCCGGTGA
- a CDS encoding aldo/keto reductase: MPADFTLNDATTLPALGFGLYKVPPELTEQVIADGVAAGYRLVDGAEFYGNEEEVGRALQHVDRAALRVTSKFWGEESQDRDAVLRSFDASEKALDTHIDIYMIHWPRPARNQYVEVWRTLIELRDAGRVTTIGVSNFTEAHVQRLIDETGVAPAINQVESHPWLPQHDLRAFHAAHDIVTQAWSPLGRGRVLQDPTLAAIAERLDVTVAQVIIRWHLQLGGALIPKSTHPERLRQNNDVDGFELTEADMSTIARLETGQRTGTHPDDRQ, encoded by the coding sequence ATGCCAGCTGACTTCACGCTCAACGACGCCACGACCCTCCCCGCGCTGGGCTTCGGCCTGTACAAGGTGCCGCCGGAGCTGACGGAGCAGGTCATCGCCGACGGGGTGGCCGCCGGCTACCGCCTGGTCGACGGGGCGGAGTTCTACGGCAACGAGGAGGAGGTCGGCCGTGCGCTGCAGCACGTCGACCGCGCCGCGCTGCGCGTCACCAGCAAGTTCTGGGGCGAGGAGAGCCAGGACCGCGACGCCGTGCTGCGCTCGTTCGACGCGTCCGAGAAGGCCCTCGACACCCATATCGACATCTACATGATCCACTGGCCGCGCCCGGCAAGGAACCAGTACGTCGAAGTGTGGCGCACGCTCATCGAGCTGCGCGACGCGGGCCGCGTCACGACCATCGGCGTGTCGAACTTCACCGAGGCCCATGTGCAGCGCCTCATCGACGAGACGGGCGTCGCCCCGGCCATCAACCAGGTGGAGTCGCACCCGTGGCTGCCCCAGCACGACCTGCGCGCCTTCCACGCGGCCCACGACATCGTCACGCAGGCCTGGAGCCCGCTCGGCCGGGGCCGGGTGCTGCAGGACCCGACGCTGGCGGCCATCGCGGAGCGGCTCGACGTGACCGTGGCCCAGGTCATCATCCGCTGGCACCTGCAACTCGGCGGCGCGCTGATCCCCAAGTCGACGCACCCCGAGCGGCTTCGCCAGAACAACGACGTGGACGGCTTCGAGCTGACCGAGGCGGACATGTCCACCATCGCCCGGCTCGAGACGGGACAGCGCACGGGCACGCACCCCGACGACCGCCAGTAG
- a CDS encoding amino acid ABC transporter ATP-binding/permease protein: MNRLDLTRWLVHHTRQFLPTLTLAVLARLAGQLLGVALLVVAVERLGRAAAGEDISVWGSVGVLAAIAILKAALRYAEHYAGHWVAFTALQHLRNLFFHRLVPQAPAATRGRAGAELTERATRDIDRIEVFFAHTLPPAISSVVVPATALSWLGVAVDSRLALIVAPLVVLGVVVAPWLAGRSTWRAAGRVAKGRGDIAAHLGDDFQGLREILAFGQAEQRLAGLDAADAELTKARSGSGRVQGARAAVGTVLQLGAIIVPLIVGSSIGATAIDIAVTLAVVVALWKPAQGIDDFVTGLDASFAAAERVRSIVDGVPTVQEPTAPCALPADATVTLDDVTMRYPGAERPALDAVSVSFPARRWSRLVGISGSGKSTLASLIPRGFDPASGTVRIGGVDVREVPLDELRRRVALVSQRPTMLKGTLADNLRLGRPDATDLELVEAMRTVALDGWLAGLPQGLDTPIGERGTTVSGGQLQRVALARALVSRPDTLILDEALSQLDADTARDVCARLAAFDDELTVIEITHRADLVPDDAFVTVLDEGRVVEAGTAGELRAGRGAFARLEARVA, encoded by the coding sequence GTGAACCGCCTCGACCTGACCCGCTGGCTCGTGCATCACACGCGCCAGTTCCTCCCCACCCTGACCCTCGCGGTGCTGGCCCGCCTCGCCGGGCAGCTGCTCGGCGTCGCGCTGCTGGTGGTGGCCGTGGAGCGCCTCGGCCGCGCCGCCGCCGGCGAGGACATCTCCGTCTGGGGCTCCGTCGGTGTGCTCGCCGCCATCGCGATCCTCAAAGCCGCCCTGCGCTACGCGGAGCACTACGCCGGCCACTGGGTGGCCTTCACCGCGCTGCAGCACCTGCGCAACCTGTTCTTCCACCGCCTCGTGCCGCAGGCCCCCGCCGCAACCCGCGGCCGCGCCGGCGCCGAGCTGACGGAGCGCGCCACCCGGGACATCGACCGCATCGAGGTCTTCTTCGCGCACACGCTGCCCCCGGCGATCTCGTCGGTCGTGGTGCCGGCCACGGCCCTCAGCTGGCTTGGCGTGGCCGTCGACTCACGGCTGGCGCTGATCGTCGCCCCGCTGGTGGTGCTCGGCGTCGTCGTCGCACCCTGGCTCGCCGGGAGATCGACCTGGCGGGCAGCCGGCCGCGTCGCGAAGGGCCGAGGCGACATCGCCGCCCACCTCGGCGACGACTTCCAGGGCCTGCGCGAGATCCTCGCGTTCGGCCAGGCGGAGCAGCGTCTCGCCGGCCTCGATGCGGCCGACGCGGAGCTCACGAAGGCCCGCAGCGGCTCCGGCCGCGTGCAGGGCGCCCGCGCCGCCGTCGGCACCGTGCTGCAGCTCGGCGCGATCATCGTGCCGCTGATCGTCGGCAGCTCCATCGGCGCCACCGCCATCGACATCGCCGTGACCCTGGCTGTGGTCGTGGCGCTGTGGAAGCCCGCGCAGGGCATCGACGACTTCGTCACGGGCCTCGACGCCTCGTTCGCGGCCGCCGAGCGAGTCCGCAGCATCGTCGACGGGGTCCCGACCGTGCAGGAGCCGACGGCGCCCTGCGCCCTCCCCGCCGACGCGACCGTCACCCTCGACGATGTCACGATGCGCTACCCCGGAGCCGAGCGTCCTGCACTCGATGCGGTGAGCGTGTCGTTCCCGGCCCGACGATGGTCGCGCCTGGTCGGCATCTCCGGCAGCGGCAAGTCGACGCTGGCCAGCCTGATCCCCCGCGGCTTCGATCCCGCCTCCGGCACCGTGCGGATCGGCGGGGTGGACGTCAGAGAGGTGCCGCTGGACGAGCTGCGCCGACGCGTGGCGCTCGTGTCTCAGCGGCCTACGATGCTGAAGGGCACGCTGGCCGACAACCTGCGCCTCGGCCGCCCCGACGCCACCGACCTCGAGCTCGTGGAGGCGATGCGCACGGTCGCCCTCGACGGCTGGCTCGCCGGGCTGCCCCAAGGCCTCGACACCCCGATCGGCGAGCGTGGCACCACCGTCTCCGGCGGCCAGCTGCAGCGAGTCGCCCTCGCCCGCGCCCTGGTCTCCCGCCCGGACACCCTGATCCTGGACGAGGCCCTCAGCCAACTCGACGCCGACACGGCGCGCGATGTGTGCGCCCGGCTCGCGGCGTTCGACGACGAGCTCACGGTGATCGAGATCACGCACCGCGCCGACCTCGTCCCGGACGACGCGTTCGTCACCGTCCTGGATGAGGGTCGCGTCGTCGAGGCGGGTACCGCAGGTGAGCTGCGCGCCGGCCGCGGCGCGTTCGCCCGCCTGGAGGCGCGCGTCGCCTGA